From one Flavobacterium sp. N502536 genomic stretch:
- a CDS encoding GIY-YIG nuclease family protein, protein MDEIFKNENFKSLREFENVNLDFFGVYAIKVKDISVLPKKLNEEIENQDSAIIYIGKAERSSLKKRLKQECRGKGHGTFFRAIGSLIGFRPPIGSLNGKSNSNNYKFSESDSIKIVDWINENLLFDYLKAEKNIDFAEQDLIKHFQPILNTTHNPKKSKYLALLRKECRDFALE, encoded by the coding sequence ATGGACGAAATTTTTAAAAACGAAAACTTCAAATCACTAAGAGAATTTGAAAATGTCAATCTTGATTTTTTTGGAGTTTATGCAATTAAAGTTAAAGATATTTCAGTTCTTCCTAAGAAGCTTAATGAAGAAATCGAAAATCAAGATTCAGCAATAATTTATATTGGTAAAGCAGAAAGAAGCAGTTTAAAAAAGCGTTTAAAGCAAGAATGCAGAGGAAAAGGACATGGAACATTTTTCAGAGCAATTGGTTCGCTAATCGGCTTTAGGCCGCCTATAGGTTCATTAAATGGAAAATCAAATTCTAATAATTACAAGTTCAGTGAAAGCGACTCAATTAAAATCGTTGATTGGATAAATGAAAATCTGTTATTCGATTATTTAAAAGCTGAAAAAAACATTGATTTTGCAGAACAGGATTTAATAAAACATTTCCAGCCAATTTTAAATACAACTCATAATCCTAAAAAATCAAAGTACTTAGCATTGCTCAGAAAAGAGTGCAGAGATTTTGCGCTTGAATAA
- a CDS encoding GIY-YIG nuclease family protein, giving the protein MEKIMLNDVLRIKNLENVKIRLNLSNNSWNALNLYHDDPNKLLIGNFHNSTKKRWFKENEIVIGLAQIKNNDWLLIDISRIVKSHNKFWDGITHSNVYTFYEHERLPEFEKFFGRIIVQFHKNNAFVTLSGNRIGDFVLKEILPNLLDSDLFPGYEKVNISWNELKRVIEKDAWKTVLQNQKGVYLLTDISNGNKYVGSAYGENMILGRWISYVKTGHGGNAGLKRLTFEHIQKNFRYSILDIYKSTTDDQIIIDREGWWKEVLQSRKFGYNEN; this is encoded by the coding sequence ATGGAAAAAATAATGTTGAATGATGTTTTACGAATTAAAAATTTAGAAAATGTAAAAATCCGACTTAACCTTTCTAATAATTCCTGGAATGCCCTAAACCTTTATCATGATGACCCAAATAAATTATTGATTGGAAATTTTCACAACAGCACAAAAAAAAGATGGTTTAAGGAAAATGAAATTGTAATAGGATTAGCCCAAATTAAAAATAACGATTGGTTATTAATCGATATTTCTAGGATAGTAAAAAGTCATAATAAATTTTGGGACGGTATAACACATTCAAATGTATACACTTTTTACGAACACGAGAGGCTGCCAGAGTTTGAAAAGTTTTTCGGCAGGATAATCGTTCAGTTTCATAAAAATAACGCTTTTGTAACTTTAAGCGGTAATAGAATTGGTGATTTTGTTTTGAAAGAAATATTACCAAACTTATTAGACAGTGATTTATTTCCCGGTTACGAAAAAGTGAACATTTCTTGGAATGAATTAAAACGTGTCATTGAAAAAGACGCTTGGAAGACCGTTTTGCAAAATCAAAAAGGAGTTTATCTCCTTACAGATATTTCTAATGGGAACAAATATGTTGGTTCTGCGTACGGAGAAAATATGATTTTAGGACGTTGGATTTCTTATGTAAAAACAGGACATGGCGGAAACGCTGGATTAAAAAGGCTGACTTTTGAACACATACAAAAGAATTTTAGATATTCAATCCTTGACATTTACAAATCAACAACGGATGATCAGATCATAATAGACAGAGAAGGCTGGTGGAAAGAGGTTTTGCAAAGCAGAAAATTTGGATATAATGAAAACTAA
- a CDS encoding KAP family NTPase — protein sequence MNQNFSSDKPVENENQDRFQRYNFSKRIAETIKKRENPDGLVIGIYGAWGEGKTSVQNFIEQELKTDDTILILKLNPWRYKDEDTLIRNFFKKIAELLGKELEKRKNKLGNFIEKYGALGGFMGADLTQIGKSLSEIDLEDWKNKIDDFLRESTSKLVIFVDDIDRLDKQEIYTLFRLVKLTGDFANTTYILSFDEKMVASAIGERFGSGNELSGQNFLEKIIQVPLKIPQAQTSALRTYCFELINKAIDESEIKLSQNEEQRFAYQFTEHILLCLKTPRSAVRYGNSLSFALPLLKGEVNHVDLMLIEALKIFYPRHYEFVKSNPYYFITSYSTKDTFGVQQNATDKKNELSSHLDEIGSDLSKKEKSAVFSLLTFMFPRLNEAFYNTFQHEGEKNWFKEKRIVSKDYFKRYFSYTVIDGELSDVAFEDFVNSIKTWETEEIADKLNNILAETTADTFIFKLRSYEEDLDWTTSKKLSLALCIKSKSFPTSDSFFGFGSGDARSQASIFIFQLLKKHNAIEETLEFAKSLMVDPVPLEFSFLLNKWYRSGRTETENIFSEEQNIEIARILRKRAVDESGESSIFEKYPRHIAFLLSSWLKSDEKEYKEYINQTFSTQPDKVKELLVAFTPSATSTSNPEIHKSNFTKEQYDYLKTLISKELIHEKIREVYGNDIDEKEVEYIEFENKQTDINIMRQFEDWFKKDSEEDIETTE from the coding sequence ATGAATCAAAATTTCTCATCTGATAAACCTGTTGAAAATGAAAACCAAGATAGATTTCAACGATACAATTTTTCAAAAAGAATAGCAGAAACAATTAAAAAACGTGAAAATCCCGACGGATTAGTAATTGGTATTTATGGTGCTTGGGGGGAAGGAAAAACATCTGTTCAAAATTTCATAGAACAGGAACTAAAAACGGATGATACTATTTTAATACTTAAATTAAATCCATGGAGGTATAAAGACGAAGACACCTTAATTCGAAATTTTTTTAAGAAAATAGCTGAATTATTAGGTAAAGAATTAGAAAAAAGAAAAAACAAATTAGGCAATTTCATTGAAAAGTATGGTGCTTTGGGAGGTTTTATGGGGGCTGATCTTACCCAAATCGGAAAGTCATTATCTGAAATTGATTTAGAGGACTGGAAAAATAAAATTGATGATTTTTTAAGAGAAAGCACCAGTAAACTTGTCATATTTGTGGATGATATAGACAGATTAGACAAACAGGAAATCTATACTTTATTCAGGTTAGTCAAGCTAACAGGTGATTTTGCAAATACGACCTATATACTTTCATTTGATGAAAAGATGGTTGCATCTGCAATTGGAGAACGATTTGGTTCTGGAAATGAATTATCAGGCCAAAATTTTTTAGAAAAAATAATCCAAGTTCCGCTTAAAATTCCACAAGCACAAACTAGTGCATTAAGAACATATTGTTTTGAACTCATCAACAAAGCAATTGATGAAAGTGAAATTAAATTGAGTCAAAATGAAGAACAAAGATTTGCTTATCAATTTACTGAGCATATTTTACTATGCCTGAAAACTCCAAGATCAGCAGTTAGATATGGAAATTCTTTGTCTTTTGCTCTGCCATTGCTAAAGGGCGAAGTTAATCATGTAGATTTAATGCTAATAGAAGCTTTAAAAATATTCTATCCCAGACATTATGAATTCGTAAAGTCAAATCCGTATTATTTTATTACATCATACTCGACAAAAGATACTTTTGGAGTTCAGCAAAATGCAACAGATAAAAAGAATGAACTAAGCTCACATTTAGATGAAATAGGATCAGATTTATCAAAAAAAGAAAAATCTGCTGTATTTTCATTACTTACATTTATGTTTCCAAGATTAAATGAAGCATTCTACAATACATTTCAGCACGAAGGCGAAAAAAATTGGTTCAAAGAAAAAAGAATTGTTTCGAAAGATTATTTTAAAAGATATTTTTCATACACAGTCATTGACGGAGAACTTTCTGATGTAGCATTTGAAGATTTTGTAAACTCAATAAAAACATGGGAAACTGAGGAGATTGCAGATAAATTGAATAACATTTTAGCAGAAACTACAGCAGATACTTTTATTTTTAAATTAAGATCATATGAGGAGGATTTAGACTGGACAACCTCAAAAAAATTGTCATTAGCATTATGCATAAAAAGCAAATCTTTCCCTACAAGCGATTCCTTTTTTGGTTTTGGGTCTGGCGATGCAAGATCACAAGCTTCAATTTTTATTTTTCAGCTATTAAAAAAACATAATGCAATTGAAGAAACACTTGAGTTTGCAAAATCTCTTATGGTAGATCCTGTTCCGTTGGAGTTTTCATTTTTACTAAATAAATGGTATAGAAGCGGCAGAACTGAAACTGAAAATATTTTTTCGGAAGAGCAGAATATTGAAATAGCGAGAATATTAAGAAAGCGAGCAGTAGATGAGAGTGGAGAATCTTCAATTTTTGAAAAATATCCTAGACATATTGCTTTTTTACTTTCATCCTGGTTAAAATCTGATGAAAAAGAATATAAAGAATACATAAATCAAACCTTCAGCACACAGCCAGATAAAGTCAAAGAATTGCTTGTAGCTTTTACTCCATCAGCAACCAGCACAAGTAATCCAGAAATTCATAAATCAAATTTCACCAAAGAACAGTATGATTACCTTAAAACCTTAATTAGTAAAGAATTAATTCATGAAAAAATCAGAGAAGTTTATGGTAACGATATTGATGAAAAAGAAGTAGAATATATTGAGTTTGAGAACAAACAAACTGATATCAATATTATGAGGCAATTTGAAGATTGGTTTAAAAAAGATTCGGAAGAAGATATAGAGACAACCGAATAA
- a CDS encoding type IIL restriction-modification enzyme MmeI: MDIQPLFTENFLSNYIPEFKLSNVPNIRLARNIIDSLIEELHSGKIESAKEEEFKSRFLNEFFGDVLGFNYGNSNYWTIREEAKTNLDGTKPDGVLGFFSKDKALNDVRAVIEIKDADTDLDKKQKRADSKSAVAQAFEYATKMGLNCRWVIVSNFKEIRFYSSKFQGSYQVFFLDDLRNENKLKEILFLFHKDRFITKQEKSSTDKLYKISLKKLKENEKPRHIVDEIYSALIPFKGLRYIDPTYLAGIKPFNILNENVWHYRDNILLTLNPKMYELFKGLDFSEGTITITDELKQELEHCKVIEYNDKINEFIKILNHSQINKISCIKDYKNVIRARSNGLGFSYKQHFHFSKEEGFTKNIDIVKYASCDCVCCNLETLDFKYLLSKLKTAKNKEEYLTLEYAYGNYLVSANNYKDAFTIYKAFSEKIKGKEGFEVQYFLAKLNMKYLLNLIWEDETLKDSFEIKQEIRSIDLNKILYQEIEYSISDDVRNYLHNIKDNKLFLSVKDKVDTLAQNITNLKTYYEKGEHQSAFGSDHINELAAEFNRLHLFLNTNRIIYNAFGDYKVLTAKIFNGFLESYLTKGAGLTSFNS; the protein is encoded by the coding sequence ATGGATATACAGCCTTTGTTTACGGAAAACTTTCTCTCAAATTATATTCCAGAATTCAAATTATCTAATGTTCCCAATATTAGACTGGCCAGAAATATTATTGACAGTTTGATCGAGGAACTGCATTCAGGAAAAATAGAAAGTGCAAAGGAGGAGGAATTTAAATCCAGATTCTTGAATGAATTTTTCGGCGATGTTTTAGGTTTTAATTACGGCAACTCAAACTACTGGACAATAAGAGAAGAAGCAAAGACAAATTTAGACGGCACCAAACCGGACGGGGTACTGGGCTTTTTTTCCAAAGACAAGGCCCTTAATGATGTCAGGGCGGTAATTGAAATTAAAGATGCTGATACAGATCTGGATAAAAAGCAAAAGAGAGCCGACTCCAAATCTGCTGTTGCCCAAGCATTTGAGTATGCAACAAAAATGGGGTTAAACTGCAGGTGGGTGATCGTTTCTAATTTTAAAGAAATACGGTTTTATTCTTCCAAATTTCAAGGCAGCTATCAGGTATTTTTTCTTGACGATCTAAGAAATGAAAATAAGCTTAAAGAAATTTTATTTTTATTTCATAAAGACCGTTTTATAACCAAACAGGAAAAGTCAAGCACAGATAAGCTTTATAAAATCAGCCTTAAAAAACTAAAAGAAAATGAAAAGCCCAGACATATTGTAGATGAGATATACTCTGCGTTAATCCCGTTCAAAGGGCTGCGGTATATTGATCCTACTTACCTGGCGGGAATAAAACCTTTCAATATTCTTAATGAAAATGTATGGCATTATAGAGATAATATCCTGCTTACCCTGAATCCAAAGATGTATGAATTGTTTAAAGGCCTGGATTTTAGTGAAGGCACTATAACAATTACTGATGAACTGAAACAAGAATTAGAACATTGTAAAGTAATTGAATACAATGACAAAATAAATGAGTTTATAAAGATTCTAAACCACTCCCAAATAAACAAAATAAGCTGTATCAAGGATTATAAAAATGTAATAAGAGCAAGATCTAACGGACTTGGTTTTTCATATAAACAGCATTTTCATTTTTCTAAGGAAGAAGGCTTCACCAAAAACATCGATATAGTAAAATATGCGTCCTGCGATTGTGTCTGCTGCAATTTAGAAACCCTTGATTTTAAATATCTTTTAAGCAAGCTTAAAACCGCCAAAAATAAAGAAGAGTATCTGACTCTTGAGTATGCCTATGGCAATTATCTTGTTTCGGCAAATAACTATAAGGACGCTTTTACTATTTATAAGGCTTTCAGTGAAAAAATCAAAGGAAAAGAAGGTTTTGAAGTGCAATACTTTTTAGCTAAGCTGAATATGAAATATCTGCTCAATCTAATATGGGAAGATGAAACGCTGAAGGATAGTTTTGAAATTAAGCAGGAAATACGGAGTATTGATTTAAACAAAATCCTGTACCAGGAAATAGAATACAGCATTAGTGACGACGTTAGGAATTACCTCCATAATATAAAAGACAATAAACTGTTCTTATCCGTAAAAGATAAAGTCGATACATTAGCACAAAACATAACCAATTTAAAAACCTATTATGAAAAGGGGGAACATCAGAGTGCTTTTGGCTCAGATCATATCAATGAACTGGCAGCTGAATTTAACCGCCTCCACTTATTTTTAAACACCAATAGAATTATCTACAATGCTTTTGGCGATTATAAAGTTCTCACTGCCAAAATTTTTAACGGTTTTTTAGAAAGCTACCTGACAAAAGGAGCGGGACTGACTTCTTTCAATTCCTAA
- a CDS encoding MBL fold metallo-hydrolase, which yields MKYNINFLPARYGDCIVVEYGTADKNSYILIDGGTGGTKAHIEEFFEKIPKEKRVIELLVITHIDRDHIEGVLNLLEEELLICEIKSVWFNGWKHLQPNPSVEPFGAVQGERLTAAILKHRIPWNSHFGGGAVVVPKEGSLPMIRLDGGMELTLLSPMKQNLMNLRRDWENEVRKAGLDPGFGEIPAAINTGNAEAFGVPEIPDVETLKNQKFKEDTSSANGSSIAFAAAYQGKAVLFTGDSFPGIISSSLNRLEESIEFDLVKLSHHGSKSNTSPDLMKQVDCRNFVISTSGTMYHHPDAVTIARLLTLKSNINITFNYKSQDNRIWELLSLQDRYGYTTTYPENEGVTVTLHN from the coding sequence ATGAAATATAATATTAATTTTTTACCTGCCCGTTACGGTGACTGCATCGTGGTTGAATACGGGACAGCTGATAAAAACAGCTACATTCTTATTGATGGCGGAACCGGCGGAACAAAAGCACATATTGAGGAGTTTTTCGAAAAAATTCCAAAAGAGAAGCGTGTGATCGAATTGCTGGTTATCACCCATATTGACAGGGATCACATCGAAGGCGTTTTAAATCTGCTGGAAGAGGAATTATTGATTTGTGAAATAAAGTCGGTTTGGTTTAACGGATGGAAACATCTTCAGCCAAATCCTTCTGTAGAGCCTTTTGGTGCCGTTCAGGGAGAGCGTCTAACCGCGGCGATACTAAAACACAGAATTCCGTGGAATTCTCATTTTGGCGGCGGTGCCGTAGTGGTTCCAAAAGAAGGATCCTTGCCAATGATCAGGCTTGACGGAGGTATGGAACTTACATTGCTTTCGCCAATGAAGCAGAACTTAATGAATCTTCGAAGAGACTGGGAAAATGAAGTCAGGAAGGCAGGACTTGATCCTGGATTTGGAGAAATTCCAGCTGCTATAAATACAGGAAATGCGGAGGCATTTGGAGTGCCCGAAATACCAGATGTCGAAACGCTTAAAAACCAAAAATTTAAAGAGGATACTTCCTCTGCCAATGGGAGCAGCATAGCTTTTGCTGCGGCTTATCAAGGAAAAGCGGTTCTTTTTACCGGTGATTCATTTCCGGGAATAATCAGCAGCTCGCTTAACAGACTTGAAGAAAGTATAGAATTTGATTTGGTAAAGCTCTCCCATCACGGCAGTAAAAGCAATACCAGCCCTGATTTAATGAAGCAGGTTGACTGTCGAAATTTTGTTATATCTACCAGCGGTACCATGTACCATCACCCTGATGCGGTTACAATTGCAAGACTGCTAACTTTAAAGTCAAATATTAATATCACCTTCAATTATAAATCCCAAGACAATCGCATATGGGAATTGTTATCACTCCAGGATAGGTACGGCTATACAACAACGTACCCAGAGAATGAGGGTGTGACTGTGACTTTACACAATTAG
- a CDS encoding caspase family protein, whose amino-acid sequence MALYFNSPRQEPSTHILIIGIGAYPFLKGGANAVQQSFDGAQLMGQLGSPAVSAEAFYNCVIELENNNSWITPLGSVEVLVSAPADASQVFVGKEHDAATLRNIKTAYRNWKNRCNEHEGNTAIFFFCGHGLDNGEQYLLAEDFGEYPDNAWEGSFAFDMTRRAFLSCQAQTQIFLIDSCRQLTPDMLSTELPRNPIEPPNRFNRECRYSLVQKAAAPNEAAYGITNDVSFYTKALIGALKGNAADNDAGESWMVSMGKLSSKMTEFLRDIAIEQGYDQRCITSTSDVRPILRFSTPPTVPLLITCNPEQALPHASLSYIELNSNTGDSRAPAMEPWNVNVTAGIYQLGASFTQGGYVGRSKVKSVAPPFCKEEINCI is encoded by the coding sequence ATGGCTTTATATTTTAATAGCCCTCGTCAAGAACCATCCACCCATATATTGATTATTGGTATAGGAGCATATCCTTTTTTGAAAGGGGGAGCCAATGCTGTCCAGCAGAGTTTTGATGGCGCTCAGCTAATGGGGCAGTTGGGATCGCCAGCGGTTTCAGCTGAGGCATTTTACAATTGTGTTATAGAATTGGAAAACAATAACTCTTGGATAACTCCTTTGGGCAGCGTTGAAGTGCTTGTCTCTGCACCGGCAGATGCTTCCCAGGTATTTGTTGGCAAGGAGCATGATGCGGCAACACTTAGAAACATTAAAACGGCTTATAGGAACTGGAAGAATCGCTGTAATGAGCATGAAGGGAATACTGCCATTTTCTTTTTTTGCGGGCATGGTTTGGATAATGGAGAGCAGTATCTTCTTGCCGAAGATTTTGGCGAATACCCTGATAATGCTTGGGAAGGATCTTTTGCATTCGATATGACACGCCGTGCTTTTTTGTCTTGTCAGGCGCAGACGCAAATATTTTTGATTGATTCCTGCCGACAGCTGACACCTGATATGCTGTCTACCGAACTTCCGAGAAATCCTATTGAACCGCCTAATCGTTTCAACAGGGAATGCAGATATAGCCTGGTGCAGAAGGCCGCGGCACCAAATGAGGCTGCGTACGGCATTACCAATGATGTATCTTTCTACACTAAGGCACTTATTGGTGCTCTTAAAGGAAATGCAGCTGATAATGATGCTGGCGAATCCTGGATGGTTTCAATGGGGAAACTTTCCTCAAAAATGACAGAATTTCTTCGGGATATAGCCATTGAGCAGGGTTATGACCAGCGATGTATAACTTCTACAAGTGATGTGAGGCCAATACTGCGTTTTTCCACCCCGCCAACAGTTCCACTGCTTATCACATGCAATCCCGAACAGGCTTTACCGCACGCCTCATTATCGTACATTGAATTAAATAGCAATACAGGCGATAGCAGAGCACCTGCGATGGAGCCATGGAATGTAAATGTTACGGCGGGAATTTATCAGCTGGGCGCCAGTTTCACGCAGGGAGGATATGTTGGCAGATCCAAAGTCAAATCTGTAGCACCGCCTTTTTGCAAGGAAGAAATAAACTGCATATAA
- a CDS encoding patatin-like phospholipase family protein → MKEASTTEETFFDGDHICTFPQHPFESIGFALSGGGFRAAAYGLGVLSVFDALKINNPGGKTLRLLDKVEFISSASGGTITLLVYTAALRKGKSFGDFFGDLNKKLTGEFLIHQALDILKQDSYWKDGEKKRNPINAFARAYHISLLDFLNEDEKCLDFIMSEDQGNQTTHLKEFCFNATEFYTGLSFRFQGSQKNWKEKKGGKLGNRNMGINWKDSENSFKTLRQIRLGDILASSSCFPLGFEPIIFPRDFSYFNGPQIEDLKQAVELKTNSWREGEQYKLTNSKSSRAFDEKKFVDKGEFGLMDGGICDNQGLISLMLANKRKKMNSLKEEKTFKSRFDLMMVSDVASFYMKPFSEPAVKGEIWNQKSIESYWNTLKLYQKNTQKWFSFVFYGVIAFNIASILILFLEGISFGSVLSEAVLLLLLAAIVYVKYKIRGIIRSRLFTQVLSSDTLEDLYSHYFPEPNFRNKTILRMIAYLKGVKTEQILNMIYTRVESAQTMISDVFLKQVRRLIYDQFFSNEHYKYRHVNNPIYRLSYTNDKNRRDADFEVFAEDEDKEKYTRRKEDFEKDILTYCRLTSQMQDLAEIAYSAPTTLWFSSEEETEGTENVRKAIIATGQFSTCTSLLRYTLSLRHSRNFSALSKESRQRIEMVLEQLKDMMLNFERAPMFLYDVLTDPKINI, encoded by the coding sequence ATGAAAGAAGCTAGTACTACTGAAGAAACATTTTTTGATGGCGATCATATATGCACCTTTCCTCAGCATCCCTTTGAGTCAATTGGATTTGCTTTATCGGGAGGAGGTTTCCGTGCAGCAGCATACGGTTTAGGAGTTTTAAGCGTTTTTGATGCTCTTAAAATCAATAACCCGGGAGGGAAGACTTTGCGTCTTCTTGATAAAGTTGAATTCATTTCATCAGCTTCAGGAGGAACCATTACCTTACTGGTGTATACGGCAGCACTTCGGAAGGGTAAATCATTCGGAGATTTTTTTGGAGATTTAAACAAGAAGCTTACTGGCGAATTTTTAATTCATCAGGCATTGGATATTTTAAAACAAGACAGTTATTGGAAGGATGGAGAAAAAAAACGCAATCCAATAAATGCTTTTGCAAGGGCTTATCATATTTCGCTGCTCGATTTTTTAAATGAAGATGAAAAATGCCTTGATTTTATTATGTCTGAAGATCAAGGTAATCAAACAACTCATTTAAAGGAATTTTGTTTTAATGCCACAGAATTTTATACTGGACTTTCTTTTCGTTTTCAAGGCTCTCAAAAGAACTGGAAAGAGAAAAAAGGCGGTAAGCTGGGAAACCGCAATATGGGCATTAATTGGAAAGACTCTGAAAATTCTTTTAAAACATTAAGACAGATCCGTCTGGGCGATATTTTGGCATCTTCTTCCTGTTTTCCGCTAGGTTTTGAACCGATTATCTTTCCCCGGGATTTTTCTTATTTCAATGGACCGCAGATAGAAGACTTAAAACAGGCAGTTGAATTAAAGACAAACAGCTGGAGGGAAGGAGAGCAGTACAAGCTCACCAATTCTAAAAGCAGCAGGGCTTTTGATGAAAAAAAATTTGTAGATAAGGGTGAATTTGGTTTGATGGATGGAGGAATCTGTGATAATCAGGGACTTATTAGTTTAATGCTTGCCAATAAAAGAAAAAAAATGAATTCGCTAAAAGAGGAAAAGACCTTTAAGAGCAGATTTGATTTAATGATGGTAAGCGACGTTGCCAGTTTTTATATGAAGCCCTTTAGTGAACCTGCAGTAAAAGGGGAAATCTGGAACCAAAAGAGCATTGAAAGCTATTGGAATACTTTAAAACTGTACCAAAAGAATACCCAAAAATGGTTCTCATTTGTATTTTATGGTGTTATTGCATTCAATATAGCTTCCATATTAATTCTTTTTCTTGAAGGTATTTCCTTTGGATCAGTTTTGTCTGAAGCAGTATTGCTGCTTCTTCTGGCCGCAATAGTATATGTAAAATATAAAATAAGGGGTATAATCAGGTCAAGATTGTTTACGCAGGTTTTAAGCAGTGATACCTTGGAAGATCTTTATTCACATTATTTCCCAGAACCTAATTTTAGAAATAAAACGATTTTAAGAATGATTGCATACCTTAAAGGGGTTAAAACAGAGCAGATTTTAAATATGATTTATACCAGGGTAGAATCAGCTCAGACCATGATTAGCGATGTTTTCTTAAAACAGGTGCGCCGTCTTATTTACGATCAGTTTTTCAGCAATGAGCACTATAAGTATCGACATGTAAATAATCCTATTTACAGACTCTCGTATACCAATGATAAAAATCGCAGAGATGCTGATTTTGAGGTTTTCGCTGAAGATGAAGACAAAGAAAAATACACCAGACGAAAAGAAGACTTTGAAAAAGATATCCTCACTTACTGCAGATTAACTTCTCAAATGCAGGACCTGGCAGAGATTGCCTACAGCGCTCCCACGACATTATGGTTTTCATCTGAAGAGGAAACGGAAGGAACAGAGAATGTGCGCAAGGCCATTATCGCTACAGGACAGTTCAGCACCTGCACGAGTCTTCTTCGCTATACTTTATCATTGAGGCATAGCAGAAACTTTTCTGCTTTAAGCAAAGAATCAAGGCAGCGAATAGAAATGGTTCTAGAGCAATTAAAAGATATGATGTTAAACTTCGAAAGAGCCCCGATGTTTTTATATGATGTACTTACCGATCCCAAAATAAATATTTGA
- a CDS encoding LytR/AlgR family response regulator transcription factor, with the protein MSDYLTAIIVDDEPPAIRLLQKYFEQLQGIKCIASCTRALDALVLIEKHKPDVVFLDIQMPDLNGIQLSAIIKDKVKIVFTTAYPQFAIEGFEVNAIDYLLKPIAFERFIVAVEKVRKQQIEHTVVNTPVQTNIDDYFFVKTDGKKRYQRIEVRAINYLESIKNYVVLHTSSEQVVTYNTLKYFEENLPSNQFVKIHKSFIVAIGKIEKTDNNEVWVSGKCLPIGDTYRNDFFERIERFEI; encoded by the coding sequence ATGAGCGATTACCTTACTGCTATAATTGTAGATGACGAACCTCCTGCGATACGTCTGCTTCAAAAATATTTCGAGCAGCTTCAGGGAATAAAATGTATTGCCAGCTGCACGCGGGCTTTAGATGCACTTGTGCTCATAGAAAAACACAAACCTGATGTGGTGTTTCTCGATATACAAATGCCTGATCTTAACGGTATACAGCTTTCAGCAATTATTAAGGACAAGGTAAAAATCGTATTTACTACTGCTTACCCACAATTTGCAATAGAAGGTTTTGAAGTGAATGCAATAGATTATCTTCTCAAACCCATAGCATTTGAACGTTTTATTGTAGCTGTAGAAAAAGTTCGCAAACAGCAAATAGAACATACCGTTGTAAATACACCTGTGCAAACGAACATTGACGATTACTTTTTTGTCAAAACCGATGGGAAAAAACGCTATCAGCGTATTGAGGTCAGAGCTATCAATTATTTAGAGAGCATAAAAAATTATGTAGTACTGCATACTTCATCCGAACAGGTGGTAACCTACAATACTTTAAAATATTTTGAAGAAAACCTGCCTAGTAACCAGTTTGTAAAGATTCATAAATCATTTATCGTCGCCATCGGCAAAATTGAAAAAACAGACAATAATGAAGTCTGGGTTTCAGGGAAATGCCTTCCAATTGGTGATACCTACAGAAATGATTTTTTTGAGAGGATAGAACGATTCGAAATTTAA